A stretch of the Lactuca sativa cultivar Salinas chromosome 9, Lsat_Salinas_v11, whole genome shotgun sequence genome encodes the following:
- the LOC111912721 gene encoding organelle RRM domain-containing protein 2, mitochondrial encodes MAMRTATTVAAAGPRGLRSLFSTLSTNFPFPSQTANQPQRPQAEPSTNLFVSGLSKRTTDEGLKECFEKFGEVVHARVVKDRASGWSKGFGFVRYSSLEGAAAGIEGMDGKFLDGWVIFAEYARPRDSPPPPSPPSTYGNSQYGQR; translated from the exons ATGGCGATGCGGACTGCGACGACGGTGGCGGCTGCCGGTCCCCGCGGACTGAGATCGCTATTCTCAACCCTTTCTACCAACTTCCCATTCCCTTCACAAACCGCCAATCAACCGCAGAGGCCGCAAGCTGAACCTTCTACCAACCTCTTCGTATCAG GTCTTAGCAAACGTACAACTGATGAAGGACTTAAAGAATGCTTTGAAAAGTTTGGTGAAGTTGTTCATG CTAGAGTGGTCAAAGATCGTGCTTCAGGTTGGTCAAAGGGGTTTGGTTTTGTACGATATTCTAGCCTTGAAGGGGCTGCTGCTGGCATAGAGGGCATGGATGGAAAG TTTTTGGATGGTTGGGTTATATTTGCAGAGTATGCAAGGCCAAGAGATTCTCCTCCTCCTCCATCACCTCCTTCTACCTATGGAAACAGTCAATATGGTCAACGATGA